From a single Mangifera indica cultivar Alphonso chromosome 19, CATAS_Mindica_2.1, whole genome shotgun sequence genomic region:
- the LOC123202759 gene encoding glutathione transferase GST 23-like, which translates to MAEEGVQLFGNWASPAALRVKWALKLKGIQFEYVEENLSNKSPLLLRYNPVYKKVPVLVHNGRSLAESLLIIEYIDETWKQNPLLPEDTYERAQARFWAKFFEEKCVSEIMGAFTLKGEEQAKAAKAREYLKTLEKGLEGRPFFAGETIGFLDIAVGWVGIWGRVVEEIVGVNLIDAETMPLLTAWLNKFLEVPIIKECIPSWDELLEHNKGFHKILTAAST; encoded by the exons ATGGCCGAAGAAGGCGTGCAGTTGTTTGGGAATTGGGCAAGTCCTGCTGCTCTAAGAGTTAAATGGGCTCTGAAACTGAAGGGCATCCAGTTCGAGTATGTTGAAGAGAATCTTTCAAACAAGAGTCCCCTGCTGCTGCGATACAACCCAGTTTATAAAAAAGTTCCTGTTCTTGTACACAACGGTAGATCATTAGCAGAATCACTCCTCATTATTGAATATATTGATGAAACATGGAAACAGAATCCACTCCTCCCAGAAGATACATATGAAAGAGCTCAGGCACGCTTCTGGGCAAAATTCTTCGAGGAGAAG TGTGTATCTGAAATTATGGGCGCATTTACCTTAAAAGGAGAGGAACAAGCGAAGGCTGCAAAAGCTAGGGAGTACCTGAAGACCCTGGAAAAGGGTCTTGAGGGGAGGCCATTTTTTGCAGGTGAAACAATAGGCTTCTTGGACATTGCTGTTGGCTGGGTTGGTATCTGGGGTCGAGTTGTTGAGGAAATTGTAGGTGTGAATCTGATTGACGCAGAGACCATGCCTTTGTTAACTGCTTGGTTGAACAAGTTTCTCGAAGTTCCCATAATCAAAGAGTGCATACCATCTTGGGATGAATTGCTTGAGCACAACAAAGGCTTCCACAAGATTTTGACAGCTGCATCAACCTGA
- the LOC123203266 gene encoding serine/threonine-protein kinase PEPKR2-like, which yields MRKKRKGSETEACKSKPGKEESGSNRDSLESSNIRSHYSLEDYSRLRKRCKEDANPKPLGSFKSRLAGIATAPPCGASSSLVLPGRGLKRKIGCIDVNTQMGRKNKVEDDYTKVDVIGQGKFGSVWLVNSRVSGAEFACKILRKGEETVHREVEIMQHLSGHPGVVTLHAVYEEAELFHLVMEFCSGGRLIDRMSEVQYSEQHAANIFKDVMLVIKYCHDMGVVHRDIKPENILLSNSGKIKLADFGLAMRIANGQTLSGLAGSPAYVAPEVLSGNYSEKVDIWSAGVLLHALLVSVLPFKGDSLEAVFEAIKNVKLDFHSGIWEKISKPARDLMARMLTRDVSSRITADEVLRHPWILFYTERTLRTLTIKSKLKNQVGVSSHPLTIFSGQELARSKRYELHGENSYLHSSSESWSLKSDEQDECDLVDVLAEAISNVRISEPKRSRLCGPTGPIEQQCSSNMTANNLCRAF from the exons atgaggaagaagagaaaaggaagCGAAACTGAGGCTTGTAAAAGTAAGCCTGGCAAAGAAGAATCGGGATCAAATCGAGATTCACTGGAATCATCAAATATTAGGTCTCACTATTCTTTAGAAGATTACAGTAGGTTAAGAAAAAGGTGCAAAGAAGATGCAAACCCCAAACCTCTTGGCTCATTTAAAAGTAGGCTTGCAGGTATTGCTACTGCCCCACCTTGTGGTGCCTCTTCGTCTTTGGTTCTCCCAGGACGAGGACTTAAGAGGAAGATAGGGTGCATAGATGTGAACACTCAGATGGGTAGGAAGAATAAGGTTGAAGATGACTATACTAAGGTTGATGTAATTGGGCAAGGGAAATTCGGGTCTGTCTGGTTGGTGAATTCTAGGGTTAGCGGTGCAGAGTTTGCATGTAAGATCCTGCGTAAGGGAGAGGAGACAGTTCACAGAGAGGTGGAGATAATGCAGCACTTGTCAGGTCATCCTGGGGTTGTTACATTGCATGCAGTCTATGAGGAAGCAGAGCTTTTTCATCTTGTAATGGAGTTCTGCTCTGGGGGGCGGTTGATTGATCGGATGTCGGAGGTTCAGTATTCAGAACAACATGCTGCTAATATATTCAAGGATGTAATGTTGGTTATTAAGTATTGTCATGATATGGGAGTTGTGCACAGAGATATAAAGCCAGAAAATATTCTTCTCTCCAACTCAGGGAAAATAAAGCTTGCAGATTTTGGCTTGGCCATGAGAATTGCAAATG GTCAGACTTTGTCTGGTTTGGCTGGAAGTCCGGCTTATGTTGCTCCTGAAGTTCTGTCTGGCAATTACTCCGAGAAGGTTGATATATGGAGTGCTGGTGTCCTTCTACATGCCCTCTTGGTTTCTGTTCTTCCATTTAAAGGAGATTCCTTGGAAGCAGTTTTTGAGGCAATCAAGAATGTAAAGCTAGATTTCCACTCAGGAATATGGGAGAAAATATCTAAACCTGCGAGGGATCTGATGGCAAGAATGCTGACTAGGGATGTTTCATCAAGGATAACAGCTGATGAAGTTCTAA GGCACCCATGGATATTGTTCTACACAGAGCGCACATTAAGGACATTAACCATCAAGTCAAAACTGAAGAACCAGGTAGGAGTATCTTCCCATCCATTGACCATCTTTTCTGGGCAAGAATTGGCTAGATCCAAGAGGTATGAACTGCATGGTGAGAATTCATACCTTCATTCATCATCTGAAAGTTGGAGCTTGAAGTCAGATGAACAAGATGAATGTGACTTGGTAGATGTGCTTGCAGAGGCCATTTCTAATGTGAGGATATCAGAGCCCAAGAGGAGTAGACTTTGTGGCCCTACTGGCCCAATAGAGCAGCAGTGTTCATCTAACATGACAGCTAACAATCTCTGTAGAGCATTTTGA
- the LOC123202760 gene encoding glutathione transferase GST 23-like: MAEEGVQLLGYWASPFALRVKWALKLKGIQFVYVEEDLPNKSPLLLRYNPVYKKVPVLVHNGRSVAESLLIIEYIDETWKQNPLLPEDSYERAQAHFWAKFFDEKCVSEIMGAFILKGEEQAKAAKAREYLKTLERGLEGRPFFGGETIGFLDIAVGWVGIWGRVVEEIVGVNLIDAETMPLLTAWLNKFLEVPIIKECIPSWDELLEHNKGFHKILTAAST; the protein is encoded by the exons ATGGCCGAAGAAGGCGTGCAGTTGCTTGGGTATTGGGCAAGTCCTTTTGCTCTGAGAGTTAAATGGGCTCTGAAACTGAAGGGCATCCAGTTCGTGTATGTTGAAGAGGATCTTCCAAACAAGAGTCCCTTGCTGCTGCGATACAACCCAGTTTATAAAAAAGTTCCTGTTCTTGTACACAATGGTAGATCAGTAGCAGAATCACTCCTCATTATTGAATATATTGATGAAACGTGGAAACAGAATCCACTCCTCCCAGAAGATTCATACGAAAGAGCTCAGGCACACTTCTGGGCAAAATTCTTCGACGAAAAG tGTGTATCTGAAATTATGGGCGCATTTATCTTAAAAGGAGAGGAACAAGCGAAGGCTGCAAAAGCTAGGGAGTACCTGAAGACCCTGGAAAGGGGTCTTGAGGGGAGGCCATTTTTTGGAGGTGAAACAATAGGCTTCTTGGACATTGCTGTTGGCTGGGTTGGTATCTGGGGTCGAGTTGTTGAGGAAATTGTAGGCGTGAACCTGATTGATGCAGAGACTATGCCTTTGCTAACTGCTTGGTTGAACAAGTTTCTCGAAGTTCCCATTATCAAAGAGTGCATACCATCTTGGGATGAATTGCTTGAGCACAACAAAGGCTTCCACAAGATTTTGACAGCTGCATCAACCTGA
- the LOC123203267 gene encoding bet1-like protein At4g14600, whose amino-acid sequence MASNSHRGSSIGGSFYGGAAPYRSREGLSTRTIAGSDEIQLRIDPMNADLDDEITGLRSHVRQLRNVAQDIHSEATFQKDFLDQLQMTLIQAQAGVKNNMRRLNKSIVKHGSNHIVHVVLFALLLFTVLYLWSKMFGR is encoded by the exons ATGGCTTCCAATTCTCACAGGGGTAGTAGTATCGGTGGCTCCTTTTACGGTGGCGCCGCTCCCTATAGATCAAG AGAGGGTCTGAGCACAAGAACAATTGCTGGTTCTGATGAAATACAATTGCGGATCGATCCGATGAATGCTGACCTGGACGATGAGATCACCGGTCTCCGTAGCCACGTCAGACAATTAAGAAAC GTTGCTCAAGACATACATTCAGAAGCAACATTTCAAAAGGATTTCTTAGATCAGCTG CAAATGACCCTGATCCAGGCTCAAGCAGGTGTGAAGAACAATATGAGGAGATTGAACAAGAGCATTGTCAAACATGGTTCAAACCATATTGTTCATGTTGTTCTTTTTGCGCTACTTCTTTTCACTGTGCTCTACCTCTGGTCTAAAATGTTTGGACGATGA